One segment of Gadus chalcogrammus isolate NIFS_2021 chromosome 8, NIFS_Gcha_1.0, whole genome shotgun sequence DNA contains the following:
- the LOC130387566 gene encoding uncharacterized protein LOC130387566 codes for MLRVNPAAAAARTMSQALQRRAYRVAGPNSLWHIDGNHKLIRWRIVIHGAIDGYSRLVVFLRASDNNRSSTVMESFLSAVAKYGVPSRVRTDHGGENNSVCLMMNLFRGSNRGSALRGRSTHNQRIERLWGDLWRGMSNVYYQLFNFLESEGIVDIDNEMHMAALHYVYLPRINRDLCGFIEQWNNHGLRTERHATPLQMFVRGCLEQQGQTTTAMLSVFGGEGGAAEEGGAAEEGGAAEEGEGEDPAREGGAGAGEVHWPERVTVPSNQYLIGDAVLEQLNSTFDPLAGPRGDLGLDLIREVVSLLALQ; via the exons ATGCTGAGGGTGAAccctgcagcagctgcagcgcGAACAATGTCCCAGGCTCTGCAAAGAAGGGCATATAGAGTTGCTGGCCCAAACTCCTTGTGGCACATCGATGGCAACCACAAGTTGATAAG GTGGAGGATTGTTATCCATGGGGCCATCGATGGATACAGCCGGTTGGTTGTGTTCCTCCGAGCCTCCGACAACAACCGGAGCAGCACGGTGATGGAGAGCTTCCTGAGTGCTGTGGCGAAGTATGGCGTGCCTTCGAGGGTCAGGACTGACCACGGAGGTGAGAACAACTCGGTCTGCCTCATGATGAACCTTTTTAGAGGGTCAAACAGAGGTAGTGCTCTCCGGGGGAGAAGCACCCACAACCAGCGCATCGAACGGCTCTGGGGGGATTTGTGGCGAGGAATGTCCAACGTGTACTATCAACTCTTCAACTTCCTGGAGAGCGAAGGTATCGTGGACATCGACAACGAGATGCACATGGCGGCACTGCACTACGTGTACCTCCCGCGGATTAACCGTGACCTTTGCGGCTTCATTGAACAGTGGAATAACCATGGACTGAGGACGGAAAGGCATGCTACTCCACTGCAGATGTTCGTCAGAGGTTGCCTGGAACAGCAGGGACAGACAACTACTGCAATGCTTTCCGTAtttggtggagaaggaggtgctgcTGAGGAAGGAGGTGCTGCGGAGGAAGGAGGTGCtgctgaggaaggagaaggggaagaCCCAGCAAGAGAGGGCGGTGCTGGTGCAGGAGAGGTGCACTGGCCTGAGAGGGTCACCGTACCTTCAAATCAGTACCTCATTGGGGATGCTGTTTTGGAGCAGCTAAACAGCACCTTTGACCCTCTTGCTGGTCCTAGAGGAGACCTTGGACTGGACCTCATCCGTGAGGTTGTGTCTCTTCTGGCATTACAATGA